A genomic stretch from Arachis stenosperma cultivar V10309 chromosome 3, arast.V10309.gnm1.PFL2, whole genome shotgun sequence includes:
- the LOC130969651 gene encoding probable sulfate transporter 3.5: MRMMDYSNCYPEDPHAVNFAGQRGFLKVLKSGFKETLFPDDPFREIKKEEKPLFRAIKWLQYLVPIFQWLPTYTWRLFISDFFAGITATSIAVPQAISYAKLADLHPIIGLYTCFVPPIVYAIFGSSRHLSVGPIASASLLISQTISTVVRPEEDPILYLHLVLTTTFVAGLFQTCLGFLRLGILVDLLSHSTITGFMGGAAVMLTLQQLKGIFGLKHFAHKTGVTTVLKSIWTYRHEIRWETTVMGLFFLAYLQFTKHQRNRNRKLFWLSAMAPMTTVIVGGVFTYLVNGKRHGIQTVGHLSRGINPLTIKYLKFDSKYLAPVLRAGFITGILSMAEGIAIGRSFAVVENTPHDGNKEMIAFGLMNMCGSVTSCYLTTGPFSKTAVNYIAGCKTAMSNLVQAFLVALTLEFLAPLFGYTPLVVLSAIIISAVLGFLNYAEVVHLYKVDKFDFIICMAGFFGVIFVALDIGLMISVGLSILRALLYVARPDSCKLGKLPDLGCYRDTDQYTVSTLPGILIVQLGSPMYFANSNYVKERIMRYIRCEEDTTGITVEQIILDLSGVTSIDTTSLEGLWETNKTIENNGMQLSFVNPRIEVLEKMVAAKFVSRVGKESFFLTVEDAVKASQIALRKSRASNSEDGVRGTTIHQSAVDSC; the protein is encoded by the exons ATGAGGATGATGGATTATAGCAATTGCTACCCGGAAGATCCACATGCAGTGAACTTTGCTGGTCAGAGAGGATTTCTGAAAGTATTGAAATCAGGATTCAAAGAAACATTGTTCCCTGACGATCCCTTCAGGGAGATTAAGAAAGAGGAGAAGCCGTTGTTTAGAGCTATAAAATGGCTTCAGTACTTGGTTCCAATCTTCCAGTGGCTTCCGACATACACTTGGCGCTTGTTCATCTCCGACTTCTTCGCTGGCATCACCGCCACCAGTATCGCCGTTCCCCAAGCCATCAGCTATGCCAAACTTGCTGATCTTCATCCCATTATTGGCCTAT ATACATGTTTTGTGCCACCTATTGTGTATGCTATATTTGGGAGCTCAAGGCATTTATCAGTGGGGCCAATTGCATCAGCATCATTGCTTATATCTCAAACTATTTCAACCGTGGTAAGGCCAGAAGAAGACCCCATATTGTATCTTCACTTGGTTTTGACAACTACGTTTGTTGCTGGCCTCTTCCAAACTTGTTTGGGTTTCCTCAG GTTGGGTATATTAGTGGATTTATTATCGCATTCAACCATCACAGGTTTCATGGGCGGGGCGGCAGTAATGCTTACCCTCCAACAGTTGAAGGGCATTTTCGGCTTAAAACATTTTGCACATAAAACTGGCGTCACAACTGTGCTCAAGTCCATATGGACCTATAGACATGAG ATAAGGTGGGAAACCACAGTTATGGGTTTGTTCTTCCTTGCTTACCTGCAGTTTACCAAACACCAG AGAAATAGAAACCGGAAACTCTTTTGGCTATCAGCTATGGCTCCCATGACAACTGTAATAGTCGGTGGCGTCTTTACTTACCTCGTCAATGGAAAACGACATGGAATTCAAACTGTGGGTCACCTGAGTAGAGGAATAAATCCTCTTACCATCAAATACTTGAAATTTGACAGCAAATATTTAGCACCGGTGCTGAGAGCAGGTTTTATCACGGGTATTTTGTCCATGGCGGAGGGCATAGCAATAGGAAGAAGCTTTGCTGTGGTTGAAAATACGCCTCATGACGGGAACAAAGAGATGATAGCTTTTGGTCTTATGAACATGTGTGGTTCTGTTACTTCATGTTACTTGACTACCG GACCATTTTCGAAAACGGCAGTGAATTACATTGCAGGGTGTAAGACTGCGATGTCAAACTTAGTACAAGCATTCCTAGTGGCACTCACGCTTGAGTTTTTGGCTCCTCTTTTTGGTTATACACCTCTTGTTGTTCTATCAGCTATCATCATCTCTGCAGTGCTGGGCTTCCTTAATTATGCTGAAGTTGTTCATCTTTATAAAGTTGACAAGTTTGATTTCATTATTTGCATGGCTGGTTTCTTTGGAGTAATCTTCGTGGCCTTGGACATTGGTCTCATGATATCT GTGGGTCTTAGCATTCTTAGAGCACTATTATATGTGGCAAGGCCCGATTCATGTAAGCTTGGAAAGTTACCTGACTTGGGTTGCTATCGAGATACTGATCAATATACAGTTTCAACACTCCCAGGAATTCTAATTGTTCAACTTGGTTCTCCCATGTATTTTGCGAATTCTAATTATGTCAAAGAAAG AATTATGAGGTACATTCGATGTGAAGAAGACACTACTGGAATTACTGTTGAGCAGATCATACTGGATTTGTCAG GAGTGACATCCATTGACACCACTTCTCTTGAAGGATTATGGGAAACAAATAAAACTATTGAAAATAATGGAATGCAG TTGTCATTTGTGAACCCAAGGATAGAGGTATTAGAGAAAATGGTAGCAGCCAAATTTGTTTCGAGGGTTGGGAAAGAATCATTTTTCCTTACCGTAGAGGATGCAGTGAAGGCAAGTCAAATAGCACTTCGCAAATCGAGGGCAAGTAATTCTGAAGATGGAGTTAGAGGAACAACAATTCATCAATCTGCAGTTGATTCTTGCTAG